One segment of Sphingobacteriales bacterium DNA contains the following:
- a CDS encoding transposase, with product MDLFDADCLFQANQVAKAEQVAQYFADLSLIYQNKGIKKVVVYLDNNRTHKDKMKTIYQELTAQLNLEIDFRYLTPYSLKLNLVEYAIHLIRLNVTHNADCKDSLQKFEQHINELTKQKIFTKNQIVNILQHIDDLINKN from the coding sequence CAAGCCAACCAAGTAGCCAAAGCCGAGCAAGTAGCTCAATATTTTGCCGATTTATCACTTATTTATCAAAATAAAGGGATTAAAAAAGTAGTTGTTTATTTGGATAATAACCGCACACATAAGGACAAAATGAAAACAATTTATCAAGAATTGACGGCTCAATTAAATCTTGAAATAGATTTTAGATACCTAACTCCTTACTCTCTAAAACTTAATTTGGTAGAGTATGCCATACACTTGATAAGGTTAAATGTGACGCACAATGCTGATTGTAAAGACTCTTTACAAAAATTTGAACAGCATATCAATGAACTAACTAAACAAAAAATATTTACTAAAAATCAAATTGTCAATATTTTACAACATATTGATGACCTTATCAATAAAAATTAA
- a CDS encoding gamma carbonic anhydrase family protein: MAIFRSIHGIAPTYGQDCFFAETAVIIGQVRMGKQCSVWYNAVVRGDVHFIEIGDRVNIQDNATIHCTYQKAPTRIGNDVSVGHNAIVHGCTIHDNVLIGMGAIVMDGAIIESNSIVAAGAVVLEGTHIAAGSIYAGVPAKKVKELSIETAKAMITRTAHNYIKYSSWFAEGSNSDDNETSL; the protein is encoded by the coding sequence ATGGCTATTTTTCGCAGTATTCACGGCATTGCACCCACCTACGGGCAGGATTGCTTTTTTGCTGAAACGGCGGTTATCATCGGGCAGGTGCGTATGGGCAAGCAATGCAGCGTATGGTACAATGCAGTTGTGCGCGGCGATGTTCATTTTATCGAAATCGGCGACCGCGTCAATATTCAGGACAACGCCACCATTCATTGCACTTATCAAAAAGCCCCCACCCGTATCGGCAACGACGTATCTGTGGGGCACAACGCCATCGTTCACGGCTGCACCATTCACGACAATGTACTCATTGGTATGGGAGCTATTGTGATGGACGGCGCAATTATAGAGAGCAACAGTATTGTGGCGGCAGGAGCGGTAGTGTTAGAGGGTACGCACATAGCGGCGGGCAGTATTTATGCAGGTGTACCCGCCAAAAAAGTAAAAGAACTGAGCATAGAAACAGCAAAAGCGATGATTACCCGCACCGCACATAATTACATCAAATACAGCAGTTGGTTTGCAGAGGGCAGCAACAGCGATGACAATGAAACATCTCTATAA
- a CDS encoding mechanosensitive ion channel yields the protein MEEIKKIFINLEPVVAFSIIVGFTILFAVLLSKYLQRLITEKTKEHQVDTTGFIFLKNMIVTIVYFLGFGWALLTMPITHTFAHSLLAGAGATTLILGFASQQIFNNLFSGIFLILNRRFKINDIIEFQSNKGKVIEISLNSIIIEDENGDKIIIPSSTILGDKIKIYK from the coding sequence ATGGAAGAAATAAAAAAAATATTTATCAATTTAGAACCGGTGGTAGCTTTTTCTATAATAGTTGGGTTCACAATTTTATTTGCTGTTTTATTAAGCAAATACCTCCAAAGACTGATTACAGAAAAGACAAAGGAGCATCAGGTAGATACTACGGGTTTTATTTTTTTAAAAAATATGATTGTGACCATTGTGTATTTTTTGGGTTTCGGCTGGGCACTATTAACGATGCCGATAACGCATACATTTGCACACTCGCTGCTTGCCGGAGCCGGAGCTACAACTTTAATATTAGGTTTTGCTTCGCAGCAGATTTTTAACAACTTGTTTAGTGGGATTTTTCTTATACTTAACAGGCGTTTCAAAATAAATGATATCATAGAATTTCAAAGCAACAAAGGAAAAGTAATAGAAATAAGTTTAAATTCTATAATAATTGAAGATGAAAACGGAGATAAAATAATAATCCCAAGTTCTACAATTTTAGGAGATAAAATAAAAATATATAAATAA